In Trichoderma atroviride chromosome 2, complete sequence, one DNA window encodes the following:
- a CDS encoding uncharacterized protein (EggNog:ENOG41~SECRETED:SignalP(1-16)) has product MKFTAAVALAAVGVSAVYVPPSNVTVVTEVVDTYTTFCPFATQITHGSKTYTVTEPTTLTITDCPCTITRPVTTTSSVLCNTCGAAAPTGAVPTGGNGGSVPPCFHQQHHQLPPPRLLLPVATLLPLVLLAPVPVSPPLLPPSPPALPARPSSPEPAWPVSSVWPLSSCKSCKFRHTSPIYRLRFLGSMILGSRGCGLRS; this is encoded by the exons ATGAAGTTCACCGCTGCTGTCgctctcgccgccgtcggCGTCTCTGCCGTCTACGTTCCTCCTAGCAACGTCACCGTCGTGACCGAGGTCGTCGACACCTACACCACCTTCTGCCCCTTCGCTACCCAGATCACCCACGGCAGCAAGACCTACACCGTCACTGAG CCCACCACTCTGACCATCACCGACTGCCCTTGCACCATCACCCGCCCggtcaccaccaccagcagcgtTCTCTGCAACACCTG cggtgctgctgctcctaCCGGTGCTGTTCCCACTGGCGGCAACGGTGGCAGCGTCCCCCCCTGCTTTCACCAACAGCACCATCAGCTCCCCCCACCCAGGCTCCTCCTGCCGGTGGCAACGCTGCTCCCACTGGTCCTGCTGGCACCGGTGCCGGTGTCCCCACCGCTCCTCCCGCCATCCCCACCGGCGCTGCCAGCAAGGCCGTCCTCTCCGGAGCCGGCCTGGCCGGTATCGTCGGTCTGGCCGCTTTCGTCCTGTAAATCTTGTAAATTTCGACACACCTCGCCAATATACCGTCTACGATTTCTCGGTTCAATGATTCTTGGAAGTCGTGGGTGCGGCCTCCGTTCATGA
- a CDS encoding uncharacterized protein (TransMembrane:1 (i179-197o)): MTAARSSFHFLFPVFFPITPTRRLTYLIGITRPLPNSSVHRHTLRLPPISSFSAMSVKGGHIQDDILRHSLENPEEFWAHQAEHLYWHKKPSSTLKLTSKKLKSGIEHDSWEWFPDGEISTCYNCVDRHVEAGHGDHVAIYFDSPVSKTKEKYTYRQLLSEVEVLAGALREDGVRKGDVVMLYMPMIPAAIIGILAVSRLGAIHSIVFGGFAPNALAQRIDACKPVVLLTASCGIDGNKPPIPYRPLVEEAYQLAAHQPRRTLVWQRDQVRWGPTDRSAGQATWQTVVSGAQKRGIKADCVPVNSADPVYIIHTSGTTGAPKGVLRDAGGHAVGLHLSISYLFNIHGPGDVVFTASDIGWVVGHSYIIYAPLLAGAATVIYEGKPVGTPDASAFWRIIEEYKVNTMFTAPTALRAIKRDDPENKLLAETGKRGGLRSLKGLFLAGERSEPSLISMYQELLDKFAAPNAHVVDNWWSTEAGSPMTGRALVPHAGKDRKTKIRDHEPPHLKPGSCGKAMPGFDIRIVDDEGRPVESGNMGNIVLGMPLAPTGFRTLWDDEERFYGGYLKRFQGKWLDTGDSGWIDGEGYIHVMSRNDDVLNVSAHRLSSGGIEQAITSHPLVAEACVVGVPDALKGQLPFAFITLSTPSHPTTAIPDEKTSSEIQALVRKQVGAIASLGGIIQGKGMIPKTRSGKTLRRVLRELVENATKGEYDKEVAVPSTVEDASVVDVARAKVKEYFEEVGGKHAAIEEHGIKAKL, translated from the exons ATGACTGCAGCTAGAAGCTCATTTCATTTCCTGTttcctgtttttttccctattACACCTACACGGCGTCTCACGTATCTCATTGGCATCACTCGCCCGCTCCCCAATTCCTCAGTACATCGACACACACTTAGACTCCCACCTATATCTTCCTTCTCCGCCATGTCAGTCAAAGGCGGCCATATCCAGGATGATATCCTGCGACACAGTCTGGAGAATCCCGAAGAATTCTGGGCGCACCAAGCAGAGCATCTCTACTGGCACAAGAAGCCCAGCTCAACGTTAAAGCTCACgtccaagaagctgaagagcgGCATTGAGCACGACAGCTGGGAGTGGTTTCCAGATGGCGAAATCTCGACGTGCTACAACTGCGTGGATCGGCATGTCGAGGCCGGCCACGGCGATCACGTTGCCATCTACTTCGACAGCCCCGtctccaagacaaaggagaaATACACATACCGCCAGCTGCTTAGTGAGGTTGAGGTGCTCGCGGGAGCGctgagagaagatggcgttCGCAAGGGCGACGTGGTCATGCTCTACA TGCCCATGATTCCCGCTGCCATCATTGGCATCCTCGCCGTGAGCCGCCTGGGCGCCATCCACTCCATCGTCTTTGGTGGCTTTGCCCCCAATGCCCTTGCCCAGCGCATTGATGCATGCAAGCCCGTCGTCCTCCTGACAGCATCATGTGGCATTGACGGCAACAAGCCCCCTATCCCATACCGCCCCCTTGTTGAGGAGGCCTACCAGCTGGCTGCGCACCAACCACGCCGGACGTTGGTTTGGCAACGAGATCAGGTTAGGTGGGGGCCAACAGACCGCAGCGCAGGCCAGGCGACATGGCAGACAGTTGTGTCTGGCGCGCAAAAGAGAGGCATCAAGGCCGATTGCGTCCCCGTCAACAGTGCGGATCCCGTGTACATCATCCATACGTCTGGCACAACTGGTGCGCCCAAGGGGGTGTTgcgagatgctggaggcCATGCGGTTGGTTTGCATCTCTCAATCAGCTACCTTTTCAATATCCATGGACCCGGCGACGTTGTCTTCACCGCGTCGGATATTGGTTGGGTCGTTGGGCACTCATATATCATATACGCACCGCTACTGGCCGGAGCCGCTACCGTCATATACGAGGGCAAGCCGGTTGGGACGCCAGATGCCTCTGCTTTCTGGCGCATTATCGAGGAATACAAGGTCAACACCATGTTTACTGCACCAACAGCGCTGCGTGCTATCAAGCGTGACGATCCAGAGAACAAGCTTCTGGCCGAGACCGGCAAAAGGGGTGGCCTCCGCTCGCTCAAGGGCCTTTTCTTGGCCGGGGAGCGATCAGAGCCAAGCCTCATATCCATGTACCAAGAACTTCTTGACAAGTTCGCGGCGCCAAATGCACATGTTGTTGACAATTGGTGGAGCACCGAGGCTGGTTCTCCCATGACAGGCCGTGCCCTGGTCCCTCATGCGGGCAAGGACCGCAAGACCAAAATTCGTGACCACGAGCCGCCTCACTTGAAACCTGGTAGTTGCGGCAAGGCCATGCCTGGCTTTGATATCCGCATTGTGGATGACGAGGGTCGTCCAGTCGAGAGCGGCAACATGGGGAATATCGTGCTTGGAATGCCGCTAGCACCGACTGGATTCCGCACTCTATGGGACGATGAGGAGAGATTTTACGGTGGATATCTGAAGAGATTCCAAGGAAAGTGGCTAGACACGGGAGATTCAGGCTGGATTGATGGAGAGGGCTACATCCACGTCATGAGCAGGAACGATGATGTGCTGAATGTCAGCGCACATCGACTATCAAGTG GTGGCATTGAGCAAGCCATTACTTCGCACCCCCTGGTTGCTGAAGCCTGCGTCGTAGGCGTTCCTGATGCCCTCAAGGGCCAATTACCTTTTGCCTTCATCACTCTCTCGACTCCGTCACATCCAACTACCGCTATCCCTGACGAAAAGACATCTTCAGAAATCCAGGCCCTTGTGAGAAAGCAGGTGGGTGCCATTGCCTCACTTGGCGGTATCATACAAGGCAAGGGCATGATTCCCAAAACACGCTCTGGTAAGACCCTCAGACGTGTATTGAGAGAACTAGTAGAGAATGCGACCAAGGGGGAATATGACAAGGAGGTTGCGGTTCCAAGCACTGTGGAGGACGCATCAGTTGTGGATGTGGCTAGGGCCAAGGTAAAGGAGTACTTTGAGGAGGTGGGTGGCAAGCATGCCGCCATTGAAGAGCATGGAATCAAGGCTAAGCTGTAA
- a CDS encoding uncharacterized protein (EggNog:ENOG41) — protein MAATMRAVDIKDGKGPREALFINDATPKPVPAARQAIVKVHAFGINRMDIIQRNGFYPVPPQAPKTLGVEFSGIIESFGSDDHNGFKVGDEVFGLAYGGAYAEYIAVSTKMLLHKPKGLTHEQCAGVPEAWITATQALHLVLGFVKGKSILWHAGASGVSVAGIQLAKAAGASEIYATAGSQEKIDFITSELGATAAFNYKTQDWVSEIKAKTGGKGVDYIVDFIGGDYFQKNLNVAAMDGSILLLGTMSGGKAPDADIGVILYKRLRVLGSTLRSRDEEYQGKLRDRLEAYIPDFESHKLKIFIDSVLPWDKIQEAHEHMENAKNSGKIICTIA, from the exons ATGGCCGCTACAATGAGAGCAGTTG ACATCAAGGACGGAAAAGGTCCCCGGGAAGCTCTCTTCATCAACGATGCCACTCCCAAGCCCGTCCCCGCTGCGAGACAGGCCATCGTCAAGGTCCATGCCTTTGGCATCAACCGCATGGACATTATCCAGCGCAACGGCTTCTACCCCGTGCCCCCTCAGGCCCCCAAGACTCTCGGCGTAGAGTTCAGCGGCATCATCGAGTCCTTTGGTTCCGACGACCACAACGGCTTCAAAGTCGGCGACGAGGTCTTTGGCCTGGCCTACGGAGGCGCCTATGCCGAGTACATCGCCGTCAGCacaaagatgctgctgcacaaGCCAAAGGGCCTGACGCACGAGCAGTGCGCTGGCGTTCCCGAGGCATGGATCACGGCGACCCAGGCGCTGCACTTGGTGCTTGGAtttgtcaagggcaagagCATCCTCTGGCACGCCGGAGCGTCTGGCGTTTCGGTTGCGGGCATCCAGCTCGCAAAGGCCGCCGGCGCGTCTGAGATCTATGCCACTGCAGgaagccaagagaagattGACTTCATCACCTCTGAGCTCGGCGCTACCGCGGCATTCAACTACAAGACCCAGGACTGGGTTAgcgagatcaaggccaagacggGCGGCAAGGGCGTTGACTACATTGTCGACTTCATTGGCGGAGATTATTTCCAGAAGAACCTCAACGTGGCTGCCATGGACGGCAGCATACTCCTCCTGGGCACTATGAGCGGAGGCAAGGCCCCTGATGCGGATATTGGCGTCATCTTATACAAGCGCCTTCGTGTTTTGGGCAGCACCCTGCGAAGCCGTGACGAAGAGTACCAGGGCAAGCTGAGAGACAGGCTGGAGGCGTACATTCCCGACTTCGAATCACATAAGCTAAAGATCTTTATTGACTCGGTGTTGCCTTGGGACAAGATCCAAGAGGCACATGAGCACATGGAAAATGCTAAAAACTCGGGTAAGATTATCTGCACGATAGCATAA
- a CDS encoding uncharacterized protein (EggNog:ENOG41) gives MSPPPNGPLSQITATRRQRPWDPWNSSATGHQRAETQAGTGWRQSRSRKLNSQFRAGDGSGGERLSDTWGAGARDSSADQDGTGKRSVMDMLTRPGLMRQTLESSLTKGSEAEDKDRTVGSKPCLTAGEALTEQRRLQEEEKEAGARDSSRKLFDGVTVYVNGSTFPLVSDHRLKQLITENGGNMSLHLGRRRVTHVIVGRPNGSRRGDGTGGGLAAGKLEREIRRIGGCGVKFVGVEWVMESLKDGKRLPEARFSPLKIAAKAQNSVYGLYSKQDTISNEPTPSLPPSGQSSLYD, from the exons atGTCACCGCCACCAAACGGACCCCTGTCCCAGATCACCGCCACGCGCCGCCAACGCCCCTGGGACCCTTGGAACTCCTCCGCAACAGGCCACCAGCGGGCAGAGACGCAGGCCGGCACGGGGTGGCGACAGTCCCGCAGCAGGAAGCTCAACAGCCAGTTCCGCGCCGGCGATGGCTCCGGCGGCGAGCGCCTGAGCGACACTTGGGGCGCCGGAGCCAGAGACAGCAGCGCAGACCAAGATGGCACGGGGAAGAGGAGCGTCATGGACATGCTGACTCGGCCGGGACTGATGCGCCAGACGCTGGAGTCGAGCCTGACCAAGGGCAGTGAAGCAGAAGACAAGGATCGGACGGTGGGCAGCAAGCCGTGCTTAACGGCCGGGGAAGCCCTAACGGAACAGCGAAGGCtgcaagaggaggaaaaggaagcgGGAGCGCGAGACAGCTCTCGGAAGCTGTTTGATGGAGTCACCGTCTACGTCAACGGCAGCACATTCCCCTTGGTGTCCGACCATCGGCTGAAGCAGCTCATCACGGAAAACGGCGGCAACATGTCCTTGCACCTGGGACGGCGAAGGGTCACGCATGTCATTGTCGGACGACCGAATGGCTCGCGACGGGGAGATGGCACCGGCGGTGGCCTTGCCGCCGGCAAGCTTGAACGGGAGATACGGAGGATTGGCGGCTGCGGCGTCAAGTTTGTTGGCGTGGAATG GGTAATGGAAAGTCTCAAGGACGGAAAGAGGCTGCCTGAAGctcgcttctctcctctcaaGATTGCCGCAAAGGCACAAAACAGCGTTTATGGACTGTACTCTAAACAGGACACAATCTCTAATGAACCCACACCGTCACTTCCTCCTTCTGGGCAATCGTCACTATACGATTGA